From the genome of Uranotaenia lowii strain MFRU-FL chromosome 1, ASM2978415v1, whole genome shotgun sequence, one region includes:
- the LOC129740438 gene encoding uncharacterized protein LOC129740438 isoform X2, giving the protein MLPISLEIISIITVLIGIIVNGYILLIVTFTKQVLIGLGCGWIVSILFGFPQLLRVAPYHYDARYEYCLPDFRTTGSLVYSTSLTAFTIFLPIILIFGCNMKVLMIARYQRHRIASAILEVTLSAQLTITHQRNPFFIPSFTSAIQNPAGLKIHAHSPVSNIFQLVGSIIFIYCPFYICNLWNNIIEAVSGNRALSGGEKQNVETDLSIPKIVLQTSATLLLLSPFVNALLYGIKNKIIRKSFHNFWRKQKSKIEIHYEIQARTPSTCGSRRPSINGAGSAQPLLHRQLSETFLEISKADINNIQSDIKLRSESLWSSNSKLSSYSVLNSPTGNVTTSNLTPGPLNSAEPKFVYLNPTPSTSSATPSTSPQPPPSSPVSSSSSGIPGPHADTPAPPIAHCSSTNSNNTSSSGSSGPSKIACNIKSAVRHYSSHSTKPKIKITKTFSEEKQPSPKHTGIKHPLDDMARPKAGPSNTKSLFNLGLLVDDNLLMESSSGVVHHQRAAADKKADDIPIPLAPQRTINSSPFKKYSSLQEISITSTTATICDILK; this is encoded by the exons GTATTGATCGGCCTCGGCTGTGGATGGATCGTCTCAATCCTGTTTGGCTTTCCGCAGCTACTCCGGGTGGCTCCGTATCATTACGATGCGCGCTACGAGTACTGTCTGCCCGATTTCAGGACCACCGGATCACTCGTCTACAGCACCAGCCTGACGGCGTTCACCATATTTCTTCCAATCATACTCATTTTTGGATGTAATATGAAG GTACTCATGATCGCGCGCTACCAGAGACACCGTATCGCATCGGCAATACTGGAAGTAACACTATCAGCTCAACTGACAATCACGCACCAGCGAAATCCATTCTTTATACCGAGCTTTACCAGTGCGATTCAAAATCCCGCTGGCCTTAAAATTCACGCCCACAGTCCAGTGTCGAACATTTTCCAATTGGTGGGATCCATCATCTTTATCTACTGTCCTTTCTATATCTGTAACCTGTGGAACAATATCATCGAAGCGGTTAGCGGAAATCGAGCGTTGAGCGGAGGCGAAAAACAAAATGTAGAGACTGATTTATCAATACCAAAGATTGTTTTACAAACCTCGGCAACTTTACTACTGTTATCTCCGTTTGTAAATGCGTTGTTGTATGGGATAAAGAATAAGATTATAAGAAAATCGTTTCACAATTTTTGGcgaaagcaaaagtccaaaattGAGATACACTATGAAATACAGGCACGGACACCATCGACCTGTGGTTCCAGACGGCCATCCATCAATGGGGCAGGCTCAGCACAACCTTTGCTGCACCGGCAGCTGTCGGAGACGTTTCTAGAGATTAGCAAGGCTGACATCAATAATATACAATCAGATATTAAGCTAAGGTCTGAATCGTTGTGGTCTTCGAATTCAAAGCTCTCGAGTTACTCAGTATTAAACAGTCCAACGGGGAATGTGACGACGTCTAATCTAACACCCGGTCCGCTAAACTCGGCCGAACCGAAGTTTGTCTATCTGAATCCAACACCGTCGACCTCATCGGCAACTCCATCGACATCTCCTCAACCTCCGCCATCATCACCCGTGTCATCGTCATCGTCTGGAATCCCTGGCCCGCATGCTGATACACCTGCCCCACCGATCGCACATTGTAGTAGTACCAATAGTAATAATACTAGCAGCAGCGGCAGCAGTGGTCCCTCCAAGATTGCCTGCAATATCAAAAGTGCCGTCAGGCATTATTCATCCCACAGTACAAAGCCAAAGATAAAGATAACTAAGACATTCTCAGAGGAAAAGCAACCTTCACCGAAACACACCGGGATCAAACATCCGCTAGACGACATGGCCCGACCGAAGGCCGGTCCCAGCAACACAAAGTCACTCTTCAATTTGGGCCTCCTAGTCGACGATAACCTTCTGATGGAGTCCTCGTCCGGTGTCGTCCATCATCAGCGAGCAGCGGCGGACAAAAAGGCAGATGACATTCCGATTCCGTTGGCCCCGCAGAGGACAATCAATTCGTCTCCGTTCAAAAAGTATTCTTCACTACAAGAAATATCAATTACTAGTACTACGGCCACTATTTGTGATATCCTGAAATAA